A stretch of Heptranchias perlo isolate sHepPer1 chromosome 1, sHepPer1.hap1, whole genome shotgun sequence DNA encodes these proteins:
- the LOC137322773 gene encoding granzyme K-like isoform X1 — MDSLIWMLFLAVKIIFFTARGCACTEIIGGREVKPHSRPYMASIQVNKQHVCGGALITRRWVLTAAHCKEFWKNRKIEVILGAHSLSKMQEEKQQVLEVKNCSPHPQFNWKRQESDIMLVQLAGEAVLNMYVSTLKLPKSTDDVKAGTKCSVAGWGRTNPEIQNLSDTLKEVNLTVIGRKVCNSKAYYNYNPFITKDMICAGDKKARKDSCKGDSGGPLICITKFRRKKVYKGIISTGDGCAKPKKPGIYTRLSEKFLNWINETITVKTQHDNKLSCA, encoded by the exons ATGGACAGCTTAATTTGGATGCTGTTTCTTGCTGTTAAAATCATTTTTTTCACTGCGCGTGGAT GTGCCTGCACAGAAATTATTGGAGGCCGTGAGGTTAAACCTCACTCTAGACCGTACATGGCATCTATCCAGGTGAATAAACAGCACGTTTGTGGAGGAGCTTTGATCACACGGAGATGGGTACTGACTGCAGCACACTGCAAAGA ATtttggaaaaatagaaaaattgaaGTAATACTTGGAGCTCATTCACTTTCTAAGATGCAAGAAGAAAAACAACAGGTGTTGGAAGTCAAAAATTGTTCACCTCATCCACAATTTAATTGGAAGAGACAAGAAAGTGACATTATGTTGGTTCAG TTGGCCGGTGAGGCTGTTCTGAACATGTACGTGTCAACCCTGAAACTGCCTAAATCAACAGATGATGTCAAGGCTGGAACCAAGTGCAGTGTTGCAGGATGGGGAAGAACTAATCCTGAAATCCAGAATCTATCTGACACCCTGAAGGAAGTAAATTTAACCGTCATTGGCAGGAAGGTCTGCAACAGTAAAGCATACTATAACTATAATCCTTTTATCACAAAGGACATGATATGCGCTGGTGATAAAAAAGCTAGAAAGGATTCATGTAAA GGGGATTCTGGGGGACCATTAATATGTATAAccaagttcagaaggaaaaaagtATACAAAGGCATTATTTCAACAGGAGATGGGTGTGCAAAACCCAAAAAACCTGGCATTTATACTCGTTTATCTGAGAAGTTCCTGAACTGGATAAATGAGACCATTACAGTTAAAACTCAACATGATAACAAATTAAGCTGTGCCTGA
- the LOC137322773 gene encoding granzyme K-like isoform X2, with translation MDSLIWMLFLAVKIIFFTARGCACTEIIGGREVKPHSRPYMASIQVNKQHVCGGALITRRWVLTAAHCKEFWKNRKIEVILGAHSLSKMQEEKQQVLEVKNCSPHPQFNWKRQESDIMLVQLAGEAVLNMYVSTLKLPKSTDDVKAGTKCSVAGWGRTNPEIQNLSDTLKEVNLTVIGRKGDSGGPLICITKFRRKKVYKGIISTGDGCAKPKKPGIYTRLSEKFLNWINETITVKTQHDNKLSCA, from the exons ATGGACAGCTTAATTTGGATGCTGTTTCTTGCTGTTAAAATCATTTTTTTCACTGCGCGTGGAT GTGCCTGCACAGAAATTATTGGAGGCCGTGAGGTTAAACCTCACTCTAGACCGTACATGGCATCTATCCAGGTGAATAAACAGCACGTTTGTGGAGGAGCTTTGATCACACGGAGATGGGTACTGACTGCAGCACACTGCAAAGA ATtttggaaaaatagaaaaattgaaGTAATACTTGGAGCTCATTCACTTTCTAAGATGCAAGAAGAAAAACAACAGGTGTTGGAAGTCAAAAATTGTTCACCTCATCCACAATTTAATTGGAAGAGACAAGAAAGTGACATTATGTTGGTTCAG TTGGCCGGTGAGGCTGTTCTGAACATGTACGTGTCAACCCTGAAACTGCCTAAATCAACAGATGATGTCAAGGCTGGAACCAAGTGCAGTGTTGCAGGATGGGGAAGAACTAATCCTGAAATCCAGAATCTATCTGACACCCTGAAGGAAGTAAATTTAACCGTCATTGGCAGGAAG GGGGATTCTGGGGGACCATTAATATGTATAAccaagttcagaaggaaaaaagtATACAAAGGCATTATTTCAACAGGAGATGGGTGTGCAAAACCCAAAAAACCTGGCATTTATACTCGTTTATCTGAGAAGTTCCTGAACTGGATAAATGAGACCATTACAGTTAAAACTCAACATGATAACAAATTAAGCTGTGCCTGA
- the LOC137322773 gene encoding granzyme K-like isoform X3, with protein sequence MASIQVNKQHVCGGALITRRWVLTAAHCKEFWKNRKIEVILGAHSLSKMQEEKQQVLEVKNCSPHPQFNWKRQESDIMLVQLAGEAVLNMYVSTLKLPKSTDDVKAGTKCSVAGWGRTNPEIQNLSDTLKEVNLTVIGRKVCNSKAYYNYNPFITKDMICAGDKKARKDSCKGDSGGPLICITKFRRKKVYKGIISTGDGCAKPKKPGIYTRLSEKFLNWINETITVKTQHDNKLSCA encoded by the exons ATGGCATCTATCCAGGTGAATAAACAGCACGTTTGTGGAGGAGCTTTGATCACACGGAGATGGGTACTGACTGCAGCACACTGCAAAGA ATtttggaaaaatagaaaaattgaaGTAATACTTGGAGCTCATTCACTTTCTAAGATGCAAGAAGAAAAACAACAGGTGTTGGAAGTCAAAAATTGTTCACCTCATCCACAATTTAATTGGAAGAGACAAGAAAGTGACATTATGTTGGTTCAG TTGGCCGGTGAGGCTGTTCTGAACATGTACGTGTCAACCCTGAAACTGCCTAAATCAACAGATGATGTCAAGGCTGGAACCAAGTGCAGTGTTGCAGGATGGGGAAGAACTAATCCTGAAATCCAGAATCTATCTGACACCCTGAAGGAAGTAAATTTAACCGTCATTGGCAGGAAGGTCTGCAACAGTAAAGCATACTATAACTATAATCCTTTTATCACAAAGGACATGATATGCGCTGGTGATAAAAAAGCTAGAAAGGATTCATGTAAA GGGGATTCTGGGGGACCATTAATATGTATAAccaagttcagaaggaaaaaagtATACAAAGGCATTATTTCAACAGGAGATGGGTGTGCAAAACCCAAAAAACCTGGCATTTATACTCGTTTATCTGAGAAGTTCCTGAACTGGATAAATGAGACCATTACAGTTAAAACTCAACATGATAACAAATTAAGCTGTGCCTGA